One stretch of Kwoniella newhampshirensis strain CBS 13917 chromosome 5, whole genome shotgun sequence DNA includes these proteins:
- a CDS encoding 60S ribosomal protein uL6, with the protein MKDISSIETLAVPEGVTVALKARTITVEGPRGKLVKNVGHIQMDIQLQKSAKGSKVVFTVWHGARKHVACLRTVKSLVENMITGVTKGFLYKMRLVYAHFPINAIPSDDGSAIQIRNFLGEKFVRDCPMLEGTKVSLSDVKDELILQGNDIEKVSQSAASITDKCRVKDKDIRKFLDGIYISERTTVIVEQ; encoded by the exons ATGAAGgacatctcttccatcgagACTTTGGCAGTTCCAGAGGGCGTCACCGTCGCTCTCAAGGCCCGAACCATCACCGTCGAGGGACCTAGGGGAAAGTTGGTCAAGAACGTTGGACACATCCAGATGGACATCCagttg CAAAAGTCCGCCAAGGGTTCCAAGGTCGTCTTCACCGTTTGGCACGGTGCCCGAAAGCACGTTGCCTGTCTCCGAACAGTCAAGTCATTGGTCGAGAACATGATCACCGGTGTCACAAAG GGTTTCCTCTACAAGATGCGTCTCGTTTACGCGCATTTCCCCATCAACGCCATCCCTTCCGATGACGGTTCCGCCATCCAGATCCGAAACTTCTTGGGCGAGAAGTTCGTCCGAGACTGTCCCATGCTTGAGGGTACCAAGGTCTCTCTCTCCGACGTCAAGGACGAGCTCATCCTCCAAGGTAACGACATCGAGAAGGTCTCTCAATCCGCTGCTTCCATCACCGACAAGTGCCGAgtcaaggacaaggataTCCGAAAGTTCTTGGATG GTATCTACATTTCCGAGCGAACTACCGTTATCGTTGAACAGTAG
- a CDS encoding agmatinase, with protein MHASLSTLLTLAAASTPVFAHGSHSHSHSHDSARSERSRLDPWNEKYPDTPDLSFSGVTTFAHLPHAKCLDKPDEAFDIALLGIPFDSAVSYRPGARFGPYGLRSGSRRQRPERGYSSRLEINPYSSGLSVLDCGDVPVTPFDPATAIKQVNAAYRSMLHHPVVSEASMEKLNMQRGLDGEYHPRIIALGGDHTIVLPILDAVHEVYGPVSVIHFDAHIDTWNPNRYLGSVSVQADLNHGTFFWHAYEQGFIKPDSSIHAGIRTRFSGPEDLDDDITAGFDLIHTFDIDDHGVDWISDKIKARIGNGPVVISLDVDVMDPSYVPATGTPESGGWTSRELRRILHSLVGLNIVAFDIVELAPAYDTNGEISAIAAADMVYDFLSILALGVDGQENLDVKEEGRSVDEL; from the exons ATGCacgcctctctctccactctTCTCACCCTCGCGGCGGCGAGCACTCCTGTCTTCGCCCATGGCTCTCACTCCCACTCTCATTCTCACGACAGCGCACGTAGCGAGAGATCTCGTCTAGATCCATGGAACGAGAAGTATCCAGACACACCGGATCTCAGTTTCAGCGGTGTCACGACTTTCGCCCATCTTCCGCATGCGAAGTGTCTGGACAAGCCGGATGAGGCGTTCGACATTGCCCTGCTGGGGATTCCATTCGATTCAGCTGTCTCTTATCgtccag GTGCTCGATTCGGTCCATATGGATTGAGAAGTG GATCTCGAAGACAACGACCTGAGAGAGGCTATTCCAGTCGATTGGAGATCAACCCGTACTCCAGCGGACTCTCAGTG CTCGACTGTGGAGATGTCCCTGTCACGCCATTCGACCCAGCGACTGCTATAAAGCAGGTCAATGCAGCTTACCGATCAATGCTCCATCATCCTGTCGTATCTGAGGCATCTATGGAGAAGCTCAACATGCAAAGGGGTCTGGATGGGGAGTATCATCCACGAATCATTGCTCTCGGAGGAGACCACACCATT GTCCTACCCATACTCGACGCAGTCCACGAAGTCTATGGTCCCGTCTCCGTCATCCATTTCGACGCCCATATCGACACTTGGAATCCTAACCGATACCTTGGAAGTGTGTCCGTACAAGCGGATCTCAACCACGGCACGTTCTTCTGGCACGCTTACGAGCAAGGATTCATCAAGCCCGATTCGTCTATCCATGCTGGTATCCGAACTCGTTTCTCA GGCCCagaagatctcgacgacgacatcaCAGCCGGTTTTGATCTAATCCACACAttcgatatcgatgatCATGGTGTCGATTGGATATCGGACAAGATCAAGGCAAGGATAGGAAATGGACCAGTCGTCATCTCGCTCGACGTGGACGTCATGGACCCTTCATATGTGCCCGCGA CTGGCACACCCGAATctggtg GTTGGACGTCTCGTGAACTTCGTCGAATCCTCCACTCCCTCGTCGGTCTTAACATCGTAGCATTCGACATTGTAGAGCTTGCTCCTGCGTACGACACGAATG GTGAAATCTCAGCTATCGCCGCCGCTGACATGGTGTAtgacttcctctccatcctggCACTGGGCGTAGATGGTCAGGAGAATTTGGatgtgaaggaggagggcaGATCGGTAGATGAACTTTAG